Within Bacteroidota bacterium, the genomic segment TTGTTTTTTGGCAACAGCATAACTGCATCAGGTATCCCCGAAACATTTCAGCAACTTGCACTAGAATCAGGTGATACGGTTTTTGTAGAACAACATTGGGGAGGTCAGATTTTACAAGAATATGTTCAAGATGTAGCTGCAATACAAATGACAAAGGATAAATTACAAGAACGTGATTGGGATTATGTTGTTCTTCAAGAAAATAGTCAGCTAAGTGGATTTTATCCCGGTTGGAATCAAGGTTACTTTGAGTATTATTCTTATGCTGCCGCTCAAACGCTTAACCAACTTATTAGAGAAAATAATAGTTGTGGAGAAACTATTTTTTTTATGACTTACGGTTATTTGGATGGTGATCAAATGAATTTTCCTGATGACACTTATGAAAAACAACAAACAAGAATAAAAAGAAATTATCTACTTTTAGCCGATAGCAATTCCTCAATGCTTGCTCCTGTTGGCTGGGCGTGGAGAAAAGTTAGAAGTGAAAAATCATGGGGAGATGAACTATATATGCCAGGCGATCATCATCCCGCTGAATTAGGTTCTTATCTTGCTTCTTGTGTTTTTTACGCAACAATTTTAGGGAAATCTCCAGCAGGTAATAAATTTATTGGAACTATTCCCCAAGATCGTGCTTTATATTTGCAATCAGTTGCAGGCTCAATCGTATTAACTGATAAAGTTGAATGGAACATAAATATCAATGTTCCTAATGCTTACTTTGATTTTGAAATAAATCAAAACAATAAAGTTAAGTTTACAACAGACATTTCTTCAAAGTATGTAGATTACCTTTGGTATTTTGGTGATGGAGATAGCAGTAGTAAAAAAGAGCCCATTCATGAATATTCTTTGTCAGGTGATTTTATTGTAAATCACTTTGTAATGAATGAATGCTATGCAACAGATACAATGATTGATACAATTACAATTATCCCTTCTTCAATAAAAAATAATAATGACTCTGAGCTAATTTCAGTTTCACCCAATCCTTCTACAGGATTATTTTCAGTAAACTTTGGCAAGAGCAAAATTGATAAAATCCAAATTACAACAGTTGATGGAAAATTGATTTATCAAAAGCTGATAAAGGAAAATACTTGCACAATTAATCTTTCTGATTACAAAACAGGAATTTATTTGTTAAATGTTTTTACAAAAGGGCAAATAATAAGAAAATCATTGCTTGTAAGAAAATAGAGTCCGTTTTTGGTTTTTTTCTATATTGATTTGTGTGGGTAAAAAAAATTAGAGCCACAGACTTCGTCTGTCGAAGACAAGCTAAGTGTAATAGAAATCTGACTACGTCTGTCGAAGACAGATTCACAGATTAAAATTCATTAATTAGTGCCTCTGAGAAAAAAAAGAAAATTCTGCATATCC encodes:
- a CDS encoding T9SS type A sorting domain-containing protein is translated as MKNKLITFIILLFISNNLGAKQISVLFFGNSITASGIPETFQQLALESGDTVFVEQHWGGQILQEYVQDVAAIQMTKDKLQERDWDYVVLQENSQLSGFYPGWNQGYFEYYSYAAAQTLNQLIRENNSCGETIFFMTYGYLDGDQMNFPDDTYEKQQTRIKRNYLLLADSNSSMLAPVGWAWRKVRSEKSWGDELYMPGDHHPAELGSYLASCVFYATILGKSPAGNKFIGTIPQDRALYLQSVAGSIVLTDKVEWNININVPNAYFDFEINQNNKVKFTTDISSKYVDYLWYFGDGDSSSKKEPIHEYSLSGDFIVNHFVMNECYATDTMIDTITIIPSSIKNNNDSELISVSPNPSTGLFSVNFGKSKIDKIQITTVDGKLIYQKLIKENTCTINLSDYKTGIYLLNVFTKGQIIRKSLLVRK